One window of Triticum dicoccoides isolate Atlit2015 ecotype Zavitan chromosome 5A, WEW_v2.0, whole genome shotgun sequence genomic DNA carries:
- the LOC119303001 gene encoding protein IQ-DOMAIN 1-like, translating into MGISAKWIKSLVRIRKQDKGRSSENQEKAQNAESSEASSSARQLHKRKHSLDPALEELAVPSETSTDGTNTQLGSNSISSESASRDVHVSQTEELPREGDLAATVIQSAFRAFLARRALRALKGIVLLQALVRGHVVRKQTAETLQCMHELVRAEARVRARQAGVALENQVARKKVPEQDDCENHVRGIEEGWCGGIGSVAEMQAKVLKRQEAAAKRERAMAYALTHQRQAGLRQQKPTNLQGSELDDDHWGSNWVERWVAARPWENRLLDNNAKESMPVCDDNQDEEIKSQVTPKGKAPTSSTPPNGLSKKKGASHRKSYSDINFTSFGRSSSVLPSTSLGTSKQKPKLEDEAFEEVSSQPTDVASLAVPNQKERRGQLNTSAKKRLSLPNNVGGGAAKGTTNRNPMNRSSSAKSDPKPQANAPNQARKQVELQA; encoded by the exons ATGGGCATTTCAGCCAAGTGGATTAAATCACTGGTTCGCATAAGAAAGCAGGACAAGGGGCGGAGTTCAGAAAATCAAGAAAAGGCACAAAATGCCGAGAGCAGTGAAGCT AGCTCTTCTGCTCGACAGCTACACAAACGAAAGCATTCTCTGGATCCCGCATTAGAAGAACTTGCAGTACCTAGTGAAACATCGACGGATGGCACCAACACCCAGTTAGGTTCAAATTCCATTTCATCAGAAAGTGCATCACGTGATGTGCATGTTTCTCAGACAGAAGAACTTCCTAGAGAAGGGGATTTGGCTGCAACAGTTATTCAGTCTGCATTTCGGGCATTCTTG GCTAGGCGGGCTTTACGAGCACTTAAAGGTATAGTTCTACTCCAGGCCCTTGTGAGGGGCCATGTGGTGAGAAAGCAGACAGCAGAAACGCTTCAGTGTATGCACGAGCTGGTACGAGCCGAAGCTCGTGTCAGAGCAAGGCAAGCCGGTGTTGCATTAGAAAACCAAGTGGCGCGGAAAAAGGTCCCTGAGCAAGATGATTGTGAGAACCATGTTCGAGGAATTGAG GAAGGCTGGTGTGGCGGTATTGGTTCTGTTGCAGAAATGCAAGCTAAAGTACTGAAAAGGCAGGAAGCTGCTGCAAAACGCGAGAGAGCGATGGCGTATGCATTGACCCATCAG CGGCAAGCTGGTTTAAGGCAGCAGAAACCTACAAATCTGCAAGGATCCGAACTTGATGACGACCACTGGGGATCAAACTGGGTAGAGAGATGGGTGGCTGCACGTCCATGGGAGAACAGGTTACTTGACAATAATGCGAAAGAGAGCATGCCAGTGTGTGATGATAATCAGGATGAGGAAATAAAATCTCAGGTCACACCAAAGGGCAAAGCGCCAACTTCAAGCACTCCTCCTAATGGCCTGAGCAAGAAGAAAGGTGCAAGCCACAGGAAGTCATATTCGGATATAAATTTCACTTCATTTGGGCGATCGTCAAGTGTACTGCCTTCCACCTCTCTGGGAACATCCAAACAGAAGCCGAAACTGGAAGATGAGGCTTTTGAGGAAGTCAGCTCCCAGCCCACAGATGTAGCTTCCTTGGCTGTGCCCAATCAGAAAGAAAGGCGCGGGCAGCTGAATACATCCGCCAAGAAGCGCCTGTCCCTGCCAAATAACG TCGGCGGGGGAGCAGCAAAGGGGACAACCAACAGAAATCCGATGAACCGATCCAGCAGTGCCAAGTCTGACCCAAAACCACAGGCAAACGCGCCCAACCAAGCCCGGAAGCAAGTCGAGCTGCAGGCCTGA